One genomic window of Tenacibaculum tangerinum includes the following:
- a CDS encoding cytochrome c oxidase subunit II has product MLALFYIFIAVAIGVSFWQITRIMNFRSVIATDKDNEKQGKYAIVFLAFLYAMMIYCLIAMNVIMLPESASYEGEHDDNLFNITFWLIGIVQFGMQFLIFFFTYKYRGNKNNKALFYADSHKLELIWTTIPAVTIVLLIGYGLWAWNHIMYVGDDENPIVIEVYSQQFRWDARYAGEDNQLGLGNVNFIKGINTMGVDMSDPSAQDDKQVTELYLPKGKKVLFKFRSQDVLHSAYMPHFRAQMNCVPGMVTQFAFTPKYTTDEMRSNPEVKAKTEGINKIREANGEEPYEFDYLLLCNKICGASHYNMQMKITVVEEAEYDKWLSEQKTLAQVIK; this is encoded by the coding sequence ATGCTCGCTTTATTTTATATTTTCATAGCAGTTGCAATCGGAGTAAGTTTTTGGCAAATTACTCGTATCATGAATTTCCGTTCTGTAATTGCCACAGATAAAGACAACGAAAAACAAGGTAAATATGCAATAGTTTTCTTAGCATTCCTATATGCAATGATGATTTACTGCTTAATAGCCATGAATGTAATTATGTTACCTGAGTCTGCTTCTTACGAAGGAGAGCACGATGATAACCTTTTTAACATCACTTTTTGGTTAATTGGAATCGTTCAATTCGGAATGCAATTTTTAATTTTCTTCTTTACCTATAAGTACAGAGGAAACAAAAATAACAAAGCGTTATTTTATGCAGATAGCCATAAATTAGAATTAATTTGGACAACGATACCAGCCGTAACAATCGTTTTGTTAATAGGTTATGGATTATGGGCTTGGAATCACATTATGTATGTTGGAGACGATGAAAACCCGATTGTAATAGAGGTGTACTCTCAACAGTTCCGTTGGGATGCTCGTTATGCAGGAGAAGACAACCAATTAGGTTTAGGTAATGTAAACTTTATTAAAGGTATAAATACCATGGGTGTTGACATGTCAGACCCAAGTGCACAAGACGACAAGCAAGTAACCGAATTATACTTACCAAAAGGAAAGAAAGTATTGTTTAAGTTCCGTTCACAAGACGTTTTACACTCTGCTTACATGCCTCACTTTAGAGCACAAATGAACTGTGTTCCGGGTATGGTTACTCAGTTTGCCTTCACACCAAAATATACGACCGATGAAATGCGTAGTAATCCAGAAGTAAAAGCTAAAACTGAAGGTATTAACAAAATTAGAGAAGCGAATGGAGAAGAACCATACGAATTTGACTACTTACTACTATGTAACAAAATTTGTGGAGCCTCTCACTACAACATGCAAATGAAAATCACCGTTGTTGAGGAAGCAGAATACGACAAGTGGTTATCAGAACAAAAAACATTAGCTCAAGTTATTAAATAA
- a CDS encoding cytochrome c oxidase subunit I: MSDHHHKETFVTKYIFSQDHKMISKQFLITGIFMGIIGGFMSMLFRLQIAWPDTSFSIVEAFLGSHQTDGVMNPDMYLALVTIHGTIMVFFVLTAGLSGTFSNLLIPLQIGARDMASGFLNMISYWLFFLSSVVMIISLFVEAGPASAGWTIYPPLSALPQAIPGSGTGMTLWLVSMAIFIASSLIGSLNYIVTVLNLRTKGMKMTRLPLTMWAFLITAIIGVISFPVLLSAALLLIFDRSFGTSFYLSDIFISGEVLHYQGGSPVLFEHLFWFLGHPEVYIILLPALGISSEVISTNARKPIFGYRAMVGSIMAIAFLSTIVWGHHMFVSGMNPFLGSVFTFTTVLIAIPSAVKAFNYVTTLWKGNLQLNPAMLFSIGLVSTFVTGGLTGLVLGDSALDINVHDTYFVVAHFHLVMGVSALLGMFAGVYHWFPKMYGRMMNKTLGYWHFWLTIITAYGVFFPMHFIGLAGLPRRYYTNTNFPMFDDLADINVFMTVMALIGGAAQLIFIANFFISMYRGQKATQNPWNSNTLEWTTPVEHIHGNWPGAIPEVHRWAYDYSKTDENGEYVHGKDFVPQTVPLLEGEEPS; the protein is encoded by the coding sequence ATGTCAGATCACCATCACAAAGAAACATTTGTAACTAAATACATCTTTAGTCAAGATCATAAAATGATCTCGAAACAGTTCTTAATCACAGGTATATTCATGGGGATTATAGGAGGTTTCATGTCTATGCTATTTCGTTTACAAATTGCATGGCCAGATACTTCGTTTTCAATCGTTGAGGCTTTTCTAGGAAGTCACCAAACCGATGGAGTTATGAATCCAGATATGTACTTAGCGTTAGTTACAATTCATGGTACCATCATGGTATTCTTTGTATTAACAGCAGGATTGAGTGGTACATTTTCAAACCTATTAATTCCGTTACAAATTGGAGCGCGTGATATGGCTTCTGGTTTCTTAAATATGATATCGTACTGGTTGTTCTTTTTATCGTCAGTAGTGATGATAATCTCTTTATTTGTTGAAGCAGGACCAGCATCGGCAGGATGGACGATTTATCCTCCATTATCTGCTTTACCACAGGCAATTCCAGGTTCAGGTACAGGGATGACTTTATGGTTGGTATCGATGGCAATTTTCATTGCATCGTCATTAATCGGGTCGTTAAACTATATCGTTACGGTATTAAACTTACGTACCAAAGGAATGAAAATGACAAGATTGCCATTAACTATGTGGGCATTCTTAATCACAGCCATCATTGGTGTAATCTCGTTCCCAGTATTATTGTCTGCAGCGTTATTATTAATTTTTGATAGAAGTTTCGGAACCTCGTTTTATTTATCAGATATCTTTATTTCGGGTGAAGTACTACACTATCAAGGAGGATCGCCTGTATTATTTGAACACTTATTCTGGTTCTTAGGACACCCAGAAGTATATATTATTTTATTACCAGCTTTAGGTATTAGTTCAGAAGTAATTTCAACAAACGCTCGTAAACCAATTTTTGGTTACCGCGCAATGGTAGGATCTATTATGGCAATTGCATTCTTATCTACGATTGTATGGGGTCACCACATGTTCGTGTCAGGAATGAATCCGTTTTTAGGTTCAGTATTTACCTTCACAACCGTATTAATCGCCATTCCATCCGCAGTAAAAGCATTTAACTATGTAACCACTTTATGGAAAGGAAATCTACAATTAAATCCTGCAATGCTGTTCTCTATCGGATTGGTATCTACCTTCGTAACAGGAGGTTTAACAGGATTGGTATTAGGAGACTCTGCACTAGATATTAATGTTCACGACACCTATTTCGTTGTGGCACACTTCCACTTAGTAATGGGAGTATCTGCCTTATTAGGAATGTTTGCGGGGGTGTATCATTGGTTCCCTAAAATGTACGGTAGAATGATGAATAAAACCTTAGGGTATTGGCATTTTTGGTTAACCATTATTACTGCTTATGGGGTATTCTTCCCAATGCACTTTATAGGATTAGCAGGTTTACCACGTCGTTATTATACCAACACGAACTTTCCGATGTTCGACGATTTAGCAGATATTAATGTATTTATGACCGTGATGGCTTTAATAGGAGGAGCAGCGCAATTAATTTTCATTGCAAACTTCTTTATTTCTATGTACAGAGGTCAAAAAGCGACTCAAAATCCATGGAATTCAAACACGTTAGAATGGACTACGCCAGTAGAACACATTCACGGAAACTGGCCAGGAGCTATTCCAGAAGTACATAGATGGGCGTATGATTACAGTAAAACAGATGAAAATGGTGAGTATGTACACGGAAAAGATTTCGTACCACAAACAGTACCATTATTAGAGGGCGAAGAGCCATCTTAA
- the ruvB gene encoding Holliday junction branch migration DNA helicase RuvB, producing MNENLNPENENYSNEELDVEKKLRPLSFDDFTGQDQAIDNLKIFVEAANQRDEALDHTLFHGPPGLGKTTLAHILASELGVGIKVTSGPVLDKPGDLAGLLTNLDERDVLFIDEIHRLSPIVEEYLYSAMEDYKIDIMIESGPNARTVQINLEPFTLVGATTRSGLLTAPMRARFGISSRLHYYSTELLTTIVQRSAYILKVPISMEAAIEIAGRSRGTPRIANALLRRVRDFAQIKGDGTITIEIARYALKALNVDAHGLDEMDNKILSTIIDKFKGGPVGISTLATAVAENAETIEEVYEPFLIQQGFIMRTPRGREVTDLAYKHLGRLKGTSQGELF from the coding sequence ATGAATGAAAACTTAAATCCTGAAAATGAGAACTATTCAAATGAAGAGTTAGATGTAGAAAAAAAGCTACGTCCACTCTCCTTTGATGATTTTACGGGTCAAGATCAAGCAATAGACAATCTAAAGATATTTGTAGAAGCAGCAAATCAACGAGATGAAGCCCTAGATCATACCTTGTTTCACGGTCCCCCAGGCTTAGGAAAAACCACGTTAGCCCATATTTTAGCAAGCGAGTTGGGAGTGGGAATTAAAGTTACCTCTGGGCCTGTGTTAGACAAACCAGGAGACTTAGCAGGATTGCTAACCAACCTCGATGAACGAGATGTGTTGTTTATAGATGAAATACATCGACTAAGCCCTATTGTTGAAGAATACCTGTATTCTGCCATGGAAGATTATAAAATCGATATCATGATTGAATCAGGCCCGAATGCCCGCACCGTTCAAATTAATTTAGAGCCATTTACTTTAGTAGGTGCGACCACACGGTCAGGATTACTAACAGCACCCATGCGCGCTCGTTTTGGTATTAGTAGCCGATTACATTACTATTCAACAGAATTGCTAACAACCATTGTTCAACGAAGTGCCTATATTTTAAAAGTACCTATTTCTATGGAAGCAGCAATTGAAATTGCGGGTAGAAGTAGAGGAACTCCCCGTATTGCGAACGCATTGCTACGAAGAGTACGTGATTTTGCACAAATAAAAGGAGATGGTACCATTACCATAGAAATTGCACGATATGCCCTTAAAGCGTTAAATGTTGACGCACATGGTTTAGATGAAATGGACAATAAAATTTTATCTACGATTATCGATAAATTTAAAGGAGGTCCAGTTGGAATAAGCACCTTAGCTACAGCAGTAGCCGAGAATGCAGAAACGATAGAAGAAGTGTACGAACCGTTTCTAATACAGCAAGGATTTATTATGCGTACACCAAGAGGAAGGGAAGTAACCGATTTGGCCTATAAACACTTAGGAAGACTCAAAGGAACGAGTCAAGGAGAACTTTTTTAA